One region of Triticum aestivum cultivar Chinese Spring chromosome 6B, IWGSC CS RefSeq v2.1, whole genome shotgun sequence genomic DNA includes:
- the LOC123135903 gene encoding protein bassoon-like, whose protein sequence is MGRSIAIWLLVAAAVILPLLVAVATHRLPRHAPGGGSGAWGRPEGLRHGARMPGVGAARRLGQRTPLKAPPSPDPDPGKGTSTRRLPTRLPSPPSIKE, encoded by the exons ATGGGCCGAAGCATAGCCATCTGgttgctcgtcgccgccgccgtcatccTGCCCCTGCTGGTGGCGGTCGCCACACATCGCCTGCCGCGGCATGCTCCAG GTGGCGGCTCCGGCGCGTGGGGTCGACCGGAGGGGCTGCGCCATGGCGCTAGGATGCCGGGTGTGGGAGCTGCGAGGCGCCTGGGGCAGAGGACGCCGTTGAAGGCGCCTCCCTCGCCGGACCCCGATCCCGGCAAGGGCACGTCGACGCGTCGGCTGCCCACGCGCCTCCCCTCTCCTCCGTCGATCAAAGAATAG